The Rufibacter sp. DG15C region CCAGTGCCCACTCCCTTCACCATTCGTCCCATCACCAGCTACCAAGAAATGCTGGACCAGTTCCGGCTCATTCAGCTGTTGAATCCGCACATGACGCAGGAGCGCTACACCCAGCTTATTGACCAGATGCACCCCAGTCCTTACAAGATGGTGGGTTGTTTTAAGGACGATGTCTGCGTGGGGCTTTCTGGCTACTGGATTGCCACCAAACTCTACAGCGGCAAGTACCTGGAGATTGACAATTTTGTGGTAGACGAACCGTACCGCTCCCAAGGCGTGGGCAAGCTGCTGTTGGACTGGCTCTTGGTTCTGGCCAAAGCCCAAGCCTGCGAAACCGCCATGCTGGACGCCTACGTGGTTAATGCCCCGGCCCATAAGTTCTACCTGCGCGAAGGCTTCCAGATCAAGGGTTTCCACTTCTTGAAGAAGCTCTAACTGTCTTTTTTCGTTTTTGGCCTCTTTTCCAGAAACCAGCCTGAAAACGAGGTTTTCTTTTTCTGCGCAGGTTCTGTAATTTACATCTATGAAACCTCTGTTGCTATTACACGGTGCGCTGGGCGCCGAAAACCAGTTTGAACCGCTTCTCACCTTGTTGCCAGAACAGGTACCGGTCTACTCCTTCAATTTAGCAGGCCACGGCGGTGCACCGTTCGCAGAGGCTCCCTTCACCATGTCCTCCTTTGTGGAGCAGCTTCTGCAGTGGCTAGAAGAAAAGAAGTTGGGACAAGTCAACGTCTTTGGCTACAGCATGGGCGGTTACGTGGCTCTGGAGGCGGCAAGGCAGCAGCCTCAGCACTTTGCGCAGATTTTTACACTGGCCACTAAGTTTGCTTGGTCCCCAGAAAGCGCCCAGCATGAAACCGCCAAGCTACAGCCCGAGGTCATCCAAGAGAAAGTACCAGCCTTTGCCGAGGCCCTTCGGCAGCGCCACGCCCCGCAGGACTGGCAGGAACTGATGCGCCAAACCGCCCAGATGATGCACCAGTTGGGAGCGCAGCCGCTCCTTACCGCAGAGACTCTTGGCCAGATCATGGTGCCTGTGCGCGTAGCCGTGGGAGACCGTGACCAGATGGTGACCCTGGAGGAAACCATCCATGCGTACCGTCACTTTAGCAATGCCCAATTGCAGATACTGCCTAACACCAAGCATCCGTTAGAACAACTACACTGGCCGCTATTGGCGCAGGCGCTTACCCACTTCTTCACCTATGCCTAGTCTTTCCCCCTTGTTGCTGAGAAGAGTTGTATTGTCTTTGAGTTTTCTGGCGCTTCTGTGGCTGGGCAGCTGTACCTCTACTGGCCCGGCCCTAGGCGAGAAAGGCTACACTGAGAAAGGCAAGGCCAGTTACTACAGCAACAAACTCAGCGGTAAGAAGATGGCCAACGGCCAGCGCTACAGTCCCGGCAAAAAGACGGCAGCGCACAAGAAACTACCCTTCGGGACCAAGGTGCGCGTTACTAACCCAGCCAACGGTAAGTCGGTGAAAGTACGCATCACGGATAGAGGACCTTTTACACCCGGTCGTATCCTGGATCTTTCTATGAAAGCCGCCCGCCAGTTGGATTTGGAGAAGTCTGGTGTGGCGAAGGTGGAGATGGAGGTGGTGAAGCCTGCTAAGAAGAAGTAAGGTTTGCCAAGCAGCGGTTTTGTTTTTAGCTTGTTTTCTGGGATTCAGGCAGAAAACGGTTTTATTCTTTCGCTGGTGAAGGTGGTTTCATCATTGAATTCTTGCCATTGTTGGTGTTCTCACCAATAACTAAACCTGCCTATCAATTTGTCATTGTGCACGGCTTTGGCTGTTCCTGAGAAAGCCCGTTTTATCCGGTGCCCTTATGCTGCCATGTTTCATTTTCACCGCCAAGCGCTCACGGCCGCGAGGCCCCGTCTTCCCGCCTCGCGCTGTACCAGCTTGCCTACTTTTCATAGATGCTCCCTTGTATTAGCTGAGCGGTATCGCTTTGTAGTGACCGCTGTCCTGCCAGAGGCGGCAACCTGCTTAGGCGACTCGCCGGAAAGACTGGATCAGGTGCTAGTAGCAAAGACCTTTGCCAAACGCAGATTCTCCCCTTGAGGATTGCCCAAACGAGAGTTTGAGGCAGCGAGCGGTAGCTCTGTAGAGGGGTGTCTACATCAAAAGATAAATCAACTAACAATCAACAACCAGCAATCAACAATTTGCCCGTTTTTGGCTTGTTTTCTGGAAAATAGCCCAAAAACGCATCTGAACCTGAAATCAACCAGCAATTGACAATTAACAACCAGCAATTCCATCAAAGAAAAAGCCCTGGCAGCGTGCGCTACTCAGGGCCTCTTCACCTGTCAAGGATGCTAAAGGAAAGGTTGAGTTAGAGGGGCTTTACTTTGCCCATGCCCGTGTGCTGCACTTTAGGTGAGCCTTTGTAGCCCACGCTCATGATGCCAGAGGCGTCTACTTTCAGTTCTTTAGAAGCAAACACTTCGGCGTTGCCGGCGCCAGAGGCATCTAGGGCAAGGTATTGGGTCTTCAGCTCGGTGGCTTTAAGGTTGGTGGCGCCAGACACCTCTAGCGTCACGTTGTCTGCCGTACCGCGTAGGGTGATGTCAGAACCGCCAGACAAGTCAACTTTCAGATCTTTTAGGTCTAGGTCCATGTCTAAATGCATACCGCCGCTGGCATCCAGCTTGAGGGCAGTGCCTTTTAGCGGGTTGGTGGTAGAAAGCTTAATGCCGCCGTTCAGGTCCAGGGTCTTCAGGTCTTTGACCGTCACGTACAATTTCAAGCCCTTCGCCTTTCTGATGTTGAC contains the following coding sequences:
- a CDS encoding GNAT family N-acetyltransferase, whose amino-acid sequence is MPTPFTIRPITSYQEMLDQFRLIQLLNPHMTQERYTQLIDQMHPSPYKMVGCFKDDVCVGLSGYWIATKLYSGKYLEIDNFVVDEPYRSQGVGKLLLDWLLVLAKAQACETAMLDAYVVNAPAHKFYLREGFQIKGFHFLKKL
- a CDS encoding alpha/beta fold hydrolase; translated protein: MKPLLLLHGALGAENQFEPLLTLLPEQVPVYSFNLAGHGGAPFAEAPFTMSSFVEQLLQWLEEKKLGQVNVFGYSMGGYVALEAARQQPQHFAQIFTLATKFAWSPESAQHETAKLQPEVIQEKVPAFAEALRQRHAPQDWQELMRQTAQMMHQLGAQPLLTAETLGQIMVPVRVAVGDRDQMVTLEETIHAYRHFSNAQLQILPNTKHPLEQLHWPLLAQALTHFFTYA
- a CDS encoding septal ring lytic transglycosylase RlpA family protein — protein: MPSLSPLLLRRVVLSLSFLALLWLGSCTSTGPALGEKGYTEKGKASYYSNKLSGKKMANGQRYSPGKKTAAHKKLPFGTKVRVTNPANGKSVKVRITDRGPFTPGRILDLSMKAARQLDLEKSGVAKVEMEVVKPAKKK
- a CDS encoding head GIN domain-containing protein, yielding MKKTTTFLMILMSFIGIASCAQAQDHNTVEGNGTIKSETRAVQGFTGLHISGGYEVFLTQGGQESLKIEGDANILPLIETKVTDGVLYVASKNNVNIRKAKGLKLYVTVKDLKTLDLNGGIKLSTTNPLKGTALKLDASGGMHLDMDLDLKDLKVDLSGGSDITLRGTADNVTLEVSGATNLKATELKTQYLALDASGAGNAEVFASKELKVDASGIMSVGYKGSPKVQHTGMGKVKPL